TTATGAGGgagtaacccccccccccccctcccgggaggccgatacgaactcatgccggtctgagttcgtcacGATCTAATGTAAGTACTGTATCCCCTAATGATTcattcttttataaaataaattcCATGTtaccgtgcgtctgttcagaaATAGCACACAGAATACGTCGAAATGAGGTAAGAACGTTTTAGAAAACACTCGGCTTAGCGCCTCCTGTGCCTGCCcacgtttttgttcttaccacgtCCATTTTGACgtcacctatgatctattaggttactgaacagacgcacagcaACACGGAATACATTtgttaatgaaatttcactCATGTGAACAGTGATTATGTAATTCTAAGTGGAAGTGATTATCGCAGTTCATTAAGGGAACAACTTGAGCAGGTACAGGCTTCTCTTCAACTTCACCCCAACGCACAATCTTTTGGTCTCAGTTCACAGCTAGGTTGCGAATAGATTAATCAACAAAACGTTTGATTGGCTATCTCCCAggaaaaaaaggtgtgttttgttcAGGGTAGGGAACAAAGCAGTCAACGAGACCATGATATAAAGAGTCACCCTCTCCTCatgatatgaaaaaaaaaccctcatTGCTAATCTTAACTATTCATGCTCAAGGCTTTTGATTTTATTGAACTCAGCGCAAGAGGATAACAACATTCTCTTATTTTCCCCCTAAGACCATTGACATGAACTGCAGTTTAATagtatttaattaaatacatCAGTAACAAGACTGAACGCGATGAGAATCTGTTCACCTATCGATAACTTGTGCCCCGTACAGCCTTTGCGGTTTGTTGGTAAATCTTATCAGCGGAAGTCATATGCGTCAATAACACTGAggaacatttgaagttgtaatttttttgtcaacttttCGGTTGTTTGTGGCACTCTGACTGCTGGATTTCACAatccttttttcatttttttattgtgcCATGATGCTTTCGTCTTGGTGTTTCTTGGTAACATGTATTTACAGCAAGCTGAGCTAGTTCCCAGAGGGCTGAATCCGATAAGTACTTTTTAAAACACACTGTCAATCCAACCAACTGACTGGCGATGTCTGCATCGTCTTCAATTTTTCTGAAGAACGGGTTTTGGCGGAATCGTTTAATTACTTTTAGAACGTACATATTTTCAGTTACATGTATGGGACCTTTCCAGTTTGTATTGCTTCCTACCATTCTGTTGAATACTTTCTTCTGCATCATGGCAAACGCGTTGAAGTTTGAAATCTCAGAAAAATGGGGGAAATGTTTGATAGGACCATTCTACAATTCAGTGTCTTCAATAACAAGAACTTTTATCTTCCGGTCGTTGATAGTATACTCTTTGAGAGTCAACTCCTCTTGGTACAGTAGAATTTGTAGGAGTACATCAATGGCCTCGAACTTGCATTTCAATCTGTTGTCTTGCGTCGGAGAAAAACCAGAACCTTTGCAATCCGATTCTTTCTTGGCGAAAATCCCAGCTTTACCGGTTTCCCGAGCAGTTGCAGAAGTTCTTTTCTGGAATGTTTGGCTTTCATTATGTACTTCTCGTTTTGTGAAGGAAAACGATCGACGTCCAAATGACCTCATCATGATCGAAACGCGAAATGGCCTCTGATTTCCAAACTGGATTATCGTTGATCACATTTTAATAAAGATGATATGGATCATCGTGGAATTATGTTTCTTTTTAAGCGTCCTGTTTTGATTGACAACATCAAGGATAACCTCGAAGACAATAacttattttgtgttttttatcttttggttttttgtttctttttccgttTACTTCACGTACTGCAGATGGCTTATTACATTAATAGAGAAATTGCCATTTTTGCGAAACATTTGCTTGTTCCTCTTGTGTGAATTGTTTTCCCTTTGGGATAAAGTTTCATGGAACAAAGATGGCGAAGTTTTTGCTCTCATAACTTGATATCCGTTCAGCGGGTTGGCTCCGCGGTGCCATAAGTATGACACCAGATACTTCAAGTTAGCCTTCGTGTCCACATCGATGTTTATTTCAACAAAGCTATCGGGCGAATACAAATTAAACAGGGAGCACGCTTTTATAACTTGGTATTGAGTAATTCTGAGCAATCATATAGCCGATTGTATAGCCGATTGATGAATTTGATGAAGAAGTCCGGTTGATTGATGTCATTCACAAAGGAATTTTTCAGTTATTGTATTCTCAAAAAAAGAGCAGTGGAAGAACAAAGGTAGCGACCAACTCCTATTTTTTCTTGTTGACCCAACTTGGGTGTTCACTTATTTACACCTTTCAACAAGAAACATCGACAAGGCACGGAATGTCTTTATTGCAATCATGTAAGCCCACTGCTGTTAAGTGTCCGTCAATAAGATGAACAGGTTTCATCGGAACACACGGCAGACGCCTTCGCAGCCGGTCGGGCTGAAAGGCTGAAgcaatgaaacaaaaaactCTACAGGAGAGGAAGCAATAGATATTCCAGTACATTGAATTGGAACTATTGTACATATGCTTCGAATTTAATTTTTGAGGCAGCAGAGCACAGATTTGCTATCATACACTAACTATTGTACACTAACTATACACTATTGTACATAGTTTTACATAACTATTGTACATAATTGACTTTGCAATTCATCCCTACTATTAGCTTCAAACTGTGCGTGATAATTTGCAAACATGATTGTGCTCACCCCTCATATATCTGAGGTTGCATTATCTCAAGTCAAggtcatatttttaaaaaagttctcTATTGTGATAACCTGCTCAATATTCTAAAAGCCGCTTCTCACGACGCCTGAATTGTTACAAGGTTTTAAAATCctctagcgttagacagagtaaaatataaaGTCTGGCCGTTTTAGACCagtttgggtgttaaagggttttttttttttaatttattttttttatatatttaaggtTTTCAAATAGACTGCTCCGCTGGGGAAGCGAATTCCTACATCCACCCTGTGACCCCCTTCCGCGATATCGTTTTATCATGTCAGCGGTCGCTCACAACATTAATAACTTCGCGGGCTTTTCAGAAATGTTTTCATTCATGTGTGGTTGAGGTTAGGGTTCTCCGTTTCCAATAGAATGTCCGTTGAATTTTCGAGAAATACGCTCATTCCCGGCGGAAAATGTGACGTAGCTGGGGAGACGTTCACccttgttgaaaaggaaaaacagtttATTCTGGAAAACCTTTCCGAGGCAAGCATAGACAGCGCTAGCAAGTATGGGTACGGTTTTCTAGAAGCTATGGAAGAACGGAATGAAGAGTTCCTAGAGCAATTTACAGCGTTAAATTCCACCTGTTTTGTGCGATCAAAGACATCAGTCAAGGGTAAGGATATTGAAATCAGAACTAGAGAAGAGCGGATTTCCGAAAACATCTGGAAAAGGTACGACTGAttgagattcaaatgtaaatgataCAGACTCAAGCTCTTCGTTAAATCTAAATTATATGAATTCCTCTCGCTCTAAACCCGATACCTTCATTGAAATCTCACAATTAAATTGGGGTCACTTTATGAtaaaggagaaagaaaaaacatttacCAGGTGTCACGCAACAGCATACAATCTGAGACCCCTGTTCAATTTTGTGTGTGGGTGAGTGTTAAGACAGGGAACGTCAGTTAGAGCAGGAAAGAGAGACATTTTGAAAGTGCCGATGACACTTTTTCTGTGAACGATCTTAGACATTCATCGTGTttggagtatttttttttttgttctagtTCAAGCTTTATTTGAGTAGAAAGGTGGCAACCTTCCAATAGGTTGCCTAACACACCCGTTTTC
Above is a window of Montipora capricornis isolate CH-2021 chromosome 6, ASM3666992v2, whole genome shotgun sequence DNA encoding:
- the LOC138050431 gene encoding uncharacterized protein gives rise to the protein MSQKCGVEICERKLTGNTLIPGGKCDVAGETFTLVEKEKQFILENLSEASIDSASKYGYGFLEAMEERNEEFLEQFTALNSTCFVRSKTSVKGKDIEIRTREERISENIWKRIQEVVRSRKPKKLQNMTTRLVREATPEFKAQESSTALQA